In the genome of Cercospora beticola chromosome 2, complete sequence, one region contains:
- a CDS encoding uncharacterized protein (CAZy:AA3), with translation MKWTTGIGALLSALSLTQALPTNEARQEETFEYIVVGSGAGGGPLASRLARAGHRTLLIEAGDDQTGNSNTTVPIFQTLVSGDPKLRWDFYVTHYKDQERARRDPKYVYDIGNGEVYTGLNPPPGAKDLGILYPRAGTLGGCVTHNALIWITAHESDWNGIQSLTGDDSWSASNMKQYLDKVKKWLPTEPTDPTILLRDLQFVQQLAGGASVATPGLIDLLKPVVGLTNALLGNPNAEVAGRDSKQGFYPIPLTMKNGERVGVKEFIRDTVAGGFPLTVRTNTYVTKVDFDTTGDKPRAVGVEYLSGSYLYRASPLSGGSGVQGSAKASKEIILSGGAYNTPQLLKLSGIGPEDELNSFDIPVLVNSPGVGTNMQDRYEIGLNVQHDKDFAILDGCTLDAKDHDKCYKQWVNSPYILAQRGVYATNGLAATMVKRSDFASTTDVDMFIFGSPANFTGYFPEWYNHILDQHNFYSWYTLKAHTRNTAGTVTLRSADPLDPPQIDFNYFDTGTTTNGADQADLNAMIQALKLSRSALQKYNQLPLSLLGGSKYTEFFPGPNVTSDEDLGTYIKDRAWGHHASCSVPMGADDDMNTPLDSKFRVKGVDGLRVVDASVFPKIPGVFITAPILVMSEKAADTILADA, from the exons ATGAAGTGGACTACAGGTATCGGTGCTCTCCTGAGCGCGTTGTCGCTGACTCAAGCCCTGCCTACGAACGAGGCGCGTCAAGAGGAGACTTTTGAATACATCGTGGTTGGCAGTGGTGCTGGAGGGGGGCCACTCGCGAGTCGACTCGCTCGTGCTGGCCACAGGACACTCTTGATCGAAGCTGGAGACGATCAGACTGGCAACTCGAACACGACAGTGCCAATTTTTCA AACGTTGGTTTCTGGAGACCCCAAGCTTCGATGGGACTTCTATGTCACTCAC TACAAGGACCAAGAGCGCGCTCGTCGAGACCCTAAGTACGTTTACGACATCGGCAATGGAGAAGTGTACACTGGCCTCAATCCTCCACCTGGAGCGAAAGATCTTGGGATCCTCTATCCACGAGCAGGTACTCTTGGAGGCTGTGTCACGCACAATGCTTTGATCTGGATCACTGCTCATGAGAGCGACTGGAATGGCATTCAATCATTGACAGGAGACGACAGCTGGAGCGCCTCGAACATGAAGCAATACCTGGACAAGGTCAAGAAGTGGTTGCCTACAGAGCCCACCGATCCGACGATTCTGCTCCGTGACCTGCAATTTGTCCAACAGCTAGCCGGAGGAGCCTCAGTCGCAACTCCTGGGCTCATTGATCTTTTGAAGCCCGTCGTTGGACTTACCAACGCTCTCCTTGGGAATCCTAATGCTGAAGTAGCAGGCCGAGATTCTAAGCAAGGCTTCTACCCCATCCCTCTGACCATGAAGAATGGCGAACGTGTTGGGGTAAAAGAGTTCATTAGAGACACGGTCGCTGGCGGCTTTCCTCTTACTGTCCGCACCAATACCTACGTCACAAAGGTCGATTTCGATACTACTGGCGATAAGCCTCGTGCCGTGGGTGTCGAATACCTGTCAGGTAGCTACTTATACAGGGCCAGTCCCCTTAGTGGTGGTAGTGGCGTCCAAGGCTCGGCCAAGGCAAGCAAGGAAATTATTCTCTCTGGAGGCGCCTAT AACACCCCACAACTTCTCAAGCTAAGCGGTATTGGCCCAGAAGATGAACTCAACTCATTCGACATTCCGGTCCTTGTCAATTCGCCAGGTGTCGGCACTAATATGCAAGATCGATACGAGATTGGCTTGAACGTCCAACATGACAAAGACTTTGCGATCCTCGATGGCTGCACGCTTGATGCCAAGGATCACGACAAGTGCTACAAGCAATGGGTCAACAGTCCTTACATCTTGGCTCAACGAGGTGTATACGCCACCAATGGCCTTGCAGCGACCATGGTCAAGCGCTCCGACTTTGCTTCTACTACCGATGTCGACATGTTCATCTTTGGCTCGCCGGCAAACTTCACAGGCTACTTTCCTGAATGGTACAATCATATTCTTGACCAACACAACTT TTACTCTTGGTACACATTGAAGGCACATACTCGCAACACTGCAGGAACCGTCACGCTCCGCAGCGCCGACCCCCTCGATCCACCTCAAATCGACTTCAACTATTTCGACACCGGCACCACTACCAACGGCGCAGACCAAGCCGACCTCAACGCCATGATCCAAGCTCTCAAGCTTTCACGCTCAGCCCTCCAGAAATACAACCAGCTCCCGCTTTCCCTCCTTGGCGGCTCGAAATACACAGAATTCTTCCCTGGTCCCAATGTCACGAGCGACGAGGATCTAGGCACATACATCAAAGACCGTGCATGGGGACACCATGCTTCATGTTCAGTGCCAATGGGCGCTGATGATGATATGAACACACCTCTGGACAGCAAGTTCCGAGTGAAGGGTGTAGATGGATTGAGAGTGGTGGATGCGAGTGTTTTCCCTAAGATTCCTGGCGTGTTCATTACGGCGCCGATTTTGGTTATGAGTGAGAAGGCGGCGGATACCATTTTGGCTGATGCATGA
- a CDS encoding uncharacterized protein (CAZy:GT17): protein MLANLWTQRRRPLPLIAVTLLAIIAVLMVMNHNSNREHWIPPEIAHNSRQYTVDKDTSYDYADAQFVCKAVDFKPFGKQRKVYDLIMFSTELDWLEIRLHTLYPVVDYFVIIESPTTFTNADKPLVLRDNWERYRQFWPKIIYREIHDPIQSDRTWDHEDYLRNSMLYSVFPSLTGAEIPEKGDVLVVSDMDEVLRPDTMILLRYCSFPARLTLRSQFYYYSFQWLHRGIQWSHPQATIYGGSIENTIAPNDLRMGLIGSSFFTYPYQYFRRFWDRGELWNAGWHCSSCFSTIAEFQMKMNSFSHQIWNTPENRDPRTIAERVKNGQDLFGRMGEEFEKVEHNEDIPPYVARQHKEKGRFGYMVNRDNEHASFEDWDAQMRGGG, encoded by the coding sequence ATGTTGGCAAATTTGTGGACGCAAAGGCGTCGGCCGCTGCCGCTGATCGCAGTGACACTGCTTGCGATCATAGCAGTCCTAATGGTCATGAACCACAACTCGAATCGAGAGCATTGGATCCCGCCGGAGATCGCCCACAACTCGCGGCAGTACACTGTCGATAAAGACACTTCCTATGACTACGCCGACGCTCAGTTCGTATGCAAAGCAGTGGACTTCAAGCCATTTGGAAAGCAACGGAAAGTCTACGACTTGATCATGTTCTCTACAGAATTGGACTGGCTTGAGATTCGACTGCACACTTTGTACCCGGTGGTAGACTACTTCGTCATCATTGAGTCGCCGACGACCTTCACGAACGCCGATAAACCGCTCGTCCTTCGAGACAATTGGGAACGATACAGACAATTCTGGCCCAAGATCATCTATCGCGAGATCCACGATCCAATTCAGTCGGACCGAACTTGGGATCACGAGGACTACCTGCGCAATTCGATGCTCTACTCAGTATTTCCTTCTCTTACCGGCGCGGAGATCCCCGAGAAAGGCGACGTGCTTGTTGTCAGCGACATGGACGAAGTCCTCCGACCCGACACTATGATTCTCCTTCGCTACTGCTCCTTTCCCGCCCGCCTCACGCTTCGCAGCcaattctactactactcgttTCAATGGCTTCACCGTGGCATACAGTGGTCACACCCACAAGCCACCATCTACGGCGGTTCGATCGAGAACACCATCGCTCCGAACGACCTCCGAATGGGCCTCATCGGCTCTTCCTTTTTCACCTATCCCTACCAATACTTCCGCCGCTTTTGGGATCGAGGCGAGCTATGGAATGCAGGCTGGCACTGCAGTTCCTGCTTCTCGACCATTGCAGAATttcagatgaagatgaataGCTTTTCACACCAGATTTGGAACACACCAGAGAATAGAGACCCCAGGACAATCGCAGAAAGAGTAAAGAATGGACAGGACTTGTTCGGGAGAATGGGAGAAGAGTTCGAGAAAGTGGAGCACAATGAGGATATTCCGCCTTATGTGGCCCGGCAGCACAAGGAGAAGGGAAGATTTGGATATATGGTGAACAGAGATAACGAGCATGCGAGCTTTGAGGACTGGGATGCTCAGATGAGAGGCGGAGGTTGA